A window of Deltaproteobacteria bacterium contains these coding sequences:
- a CDS encoding tetratricopeptide repeat protein: MAKKKMSKKQSRKELLKEEDAFIEAANQSIEWVDKHKNLVIVITIGIASAVALGWGGMEVMAVEKAQSSSAFDVAMTVLNAEVAIDESTAAPDAEPPVFATDEARLRAARVALDGVVASGSSVADLAQFYAVDTLVKLDDKEGALAALNKLVDTISQNNSLYFLAIERLALLQESMGKADEAIATFEKISSSKNAFYRDAATFEVARIHHAAGRSDKARELLVMAKAEFPTSTLNSAVDKLLKEVGGEEKAAAAPAPKADKAQ, translated from the coding sequence AGCAAAGTCGTAAAGAACTCCTCAAGGAAGAGGATGCCTTTATCGAAGCCGCCAATCAAAGCATTGAGTGGGTAGACAAACATAAAAACCTCGTTATCGTCATCACCATTGGTATTGCCAGTGCAGTGGCGCTGGGATGGGGTGGTATGGAAGTCATGGCCGTCGAAAAGGCGCAATCATCTAGCGCATTTGACGTCGCAATGACCGTCTTGAACGCAGAAGTCGCCATCGACGAAAGCACCGCTGCTCCAGATGCTGAGCCACCTGTATTTGCCACGGATGAAGCACGGCTTCGCGCTGCACGTGTTGCGCTAGACGGCGTTGTTGCATCAGGCTCATCAGTTGCCGATCTGGCCCAATTTTACGCTGTCGACACATTGGTCAAACTTGACGATAAGGAGGGTGCCTTAGCGGCCCTGAATAAGTTGGTTGACACCATTAGCCAAAACAACAGCCTCTATTTCCTAGCGATTGAGCGTTTGGCACTCCTGCAAGAGTCCATGGGCAAGGCCGATGAAGCCATCGCAACGTTTGAAAAGATCAGTTCGAGCAAGAATGCCTTCTACCGAGACGCTGCCACATTTGAAGTTGCACGTATCCATCATGCCGCCGGTCGTTCGGACAAAGCTCGCGAATTACTCGTTATGGCGAAAGCGGAATTCCCAACGTCAACTCTTAATTCTGCAGTCGACAAGCTTCTTAAGGAAGTGGGCGGCGAAGAAAAGGCTGCAGCTGCGCCTGCTCCTAAGGCAGACAAGGCCCAATAA
- a CDS encoding PQQ-binding-like beta-propeller repeat protein yields the protein MPTAEAGNESERSIDASNQVVFPLRWQQPLVREGTHRTLSFTMGRPAVSNRHELVIVGTGERRLIALSTRNGSEIWAKDFPAELEAFGGIGVQKSGQEVALFSSRDGIFHCVGTDTGVTLWSVALSAESRAEPNILPEGVLVTNAQSELVLLNIENGKRIWSKRRTPPSGMTVLGHSRPLISKGRAYVGFSDGYVAAFDIKTGKEIWAMPASLSQDKFADVDADPVLIDGQLIVASYSSGIVSLDPETGKRNWSQAAKAVNRLAGDHQRLFAASGDGLVWRLNPKDGSVVYRVRLDNGPVSRMTLKGNLLTFAGGPNGLVVLDALSGKPLQATAMRGGANSDPNWSDLGIFVLSNRGDLYAFDVR from the coding sequence ATGCCAACTGCAGAAGCTGGCAATGAATCCGAGCGTTCTATCGACGCATCAAACCAAGTGGTTTTCCCTCTAAGATGGCAGCAGCCTCTGGTTCGTGAAGGAACTCACCGTACACTCTCATTTACGATGGGACGTCCGGCGGTTTCCAACCGACATGAACTTGTAATCGTAGGCACCGGCGAGCGTCGCCTGATTGCGCTATCTACCCGAAACGGTAGCGAAATTTGGGCGAAAGATTTCCCGGCTGAACTCGAAGCCTTTGGTGGGATTGGAGTTCAGAAGTCGGGCCAAGAAGTTGCCCTGTTTTCGAGCCGCGATGGAATTTTTCATTGCGTAGGGACCGACACAGGGGTCACTTTATGGTCAGTGGCATTGAGCGCTGAAAGTCGCGCTGAGCCCAACATTCTTCCTGAGGGCGTCTTGGTAACAAACGCCCAATCTGAGCTTGTTTTACTCAATATCGAGAATGGTAAACGGATCTGGTCCAAGAGACGTACTCCACCCAGTGGGATGACCGTGCTTGGGCATAGCCGCCCGCTTATCTCTAAGGGTCGAGCGTATGTTGGATTTTCCGACGGGTATGTCGCTGCTTTTGACATCAAGACCGGCAAAGAAATCTGGGCGATGCCAGCATCACTGAGCCAAGACAAATTCGCCGACGTTGATGCGGACCCCGTATTGATCGATGGTCAGCTTATCGTTGCATCATACAGCTCGGGCATTGTGTCTCTCGACCCAGAAACCGGTAAGCGTAATTGGTCCCAGGCCGCGAAGGCTGTGAACCGCCTCGCCGGTGACCATCAGCGACTTTTCGCTGCATCGGGAGATGGTCTCGTTTGGCGGCTAAATCCAAAAGATGGAAGCGTTGTCTACCGAGTTCGTTTGGACAATGGCCCAGTCTCACGCATGACTCTCAAGGGAAACCTGCTAACCTTTGCGGGCGGACCCAATGGGTTGGTTGTACTTGATGCGCTGAGTGGTAAGCCACTCCAGGCGACTGCAATGCGAGGTGGGGCGAACAGTGATCCTAACTGGTCTGACCTTGGAATCTTCGTGCTCAGTAATCGCGGCGACCTCTACGCTTTTGACGTTCGATAA
- a CDS encoding (deoxy)nucleoside triphosphate pyrophosphohydrolase: MSKRTIYVVSAAIERNGAYLITQRLEKAVFPMLWEFPGGKMEDGESKEDALVRELNYRLGIDAEVSGLLSETKRSYPNYDICLYLMACDIGDQTPKAISVRDLRWVPSDEMGDYDFVPADEESMDKLLS, encoded by the coding sequence ATGAGTAAGCGCACAATATACGTTGTATCCGCAGCGATAGAACGCAACGGCGCCTACTTGATAACGCAGAGGCTCGAGAAGGCCGTGTTCCCAATGCTCTGGGAGTTCCCCGGCGGCAAAATGGAAGACGGCGAATCCAAGGAAGATGCTTTGGTACGAGAACTCAATTACCGGCTGGGAATCGATGCCGAAGTGTCCGGACTACTTAGTGAAACTAAGCGTTCTTACCCCAATTACGATATCTGCTTGTATCTCATGGCATGCGATATTGGCGACCAAACCCCTAAAGCAATCTCCGTGCGGGATTTGCGCTGGGTACCATCCGACGAAATGGGCGATTATGATTTCGTGCCCGCCGATGAAGAGTCTATGGATAAGCTTCTAAGCTGA